In Synechococcus sp. KORDI-52, one genomic interval encodes:
- the proB gene encoding glutamate 5-kinase — protein MTLWVVKIGTSLLRGETAASIEGYARCFAGAMARGDQVVLVTSGAVGLGCQRLALSSRPDTVVALQAAAAIGQGALMALYERAMARHGRSVAQVLLTRSDLADRRRYQNASGTLRQLLSWGVLPVINENDALSPAELRFGDNDTLSALVAAAVEAQQLILLTDVDRLYSADPRVDANAEPISDVHHPRDLDQLEEGAGDGGRWGTGGMTTKLAAARIATASGITVQLADGRDPNRLEALLQGGRGGTVFHPHPEPLGNRRSWLAHVLRPEGELQLDAGACAALKHRGASLLLVGVTDVRGDFAANQAVQLLDPDGLDVGRGLCSMASDQLQAAINAPSSGGPSPVVVHRDVLVLRGR, from the coding sequence ATGACCCTGTGGGTCGTTAAAATCGGCACCAGCCTGCTCAGGGGGGAGACCGCCGCCTCCATTGAGGGCTACGCCCGCTGCTTTGCCGGCGCCATGGCCCGTGGCGACCAGGTGGTGCTGGTCACCAGTGGTGCCGTGGGGCTGGGCTGCCAGAGGTTGGCCCTGTCCAGCCGACCCGACACGGTGGTGGCCCTGCAAGCGGCAGCGGCCATCGGCCAGGGCGCGTTGATGGCTCTGTATGAGCGGGCGATGGCCCGCCACGGTCGTTCCGTGGCTCAGGTGCTGTTGACCCGCTCCGATCTGGCCGATCGCCGTCGTTATCAGAATGCCTCCGGCACCTTGCGGCAGTTGTTGAGCTGGGGGGTGCTGCCGGTGATCAACGAGAACGACGCCCTGTCGCCGGCGGAGTTGCGCTTCGGCGACAACGACACCTTGTCGGCGTTGGTGGCCGCCGCCGTTGAGGCACAGCAACTGATCCTGCTCACCGATGTTGATCGCCTCTACTCTGCGGATCCGCGGGTCGATGCCAACGCCGAGCCCATTTCGGATGTCCACCATCCCCGCGACCTGGATCAACTGGAAGAGGGGGCTGGCGACGGTGGTCGCTGGGGCACCGGGGGCATGACCACGAAGCTGGCGGCAGCCCGGATCGCCACCGCCAGTGGCATCACCGTGCAGCTTGCTGATGGTCGCGACCCCAACCGCCTTGAGGCCTTGCTGCAGGGTGGACGGGGGGGAACGGTGTTCCATCCCCACCCCGAACCCCTGGGGAATCGACGCAGTTGGCTGGCCCATGTACTGCGACCTGAGGGTGAATTGCAGCTGGATGCCGGGGCCTGCGCCGCGCTGAAGCACCGAGGGGCGTCATTGCTCCTGGTGGGTGTCACGGATGTGCGGGGCGACTTCGCCGCCAATCAGGCCGTTCAGTTGCTGGACCCCGATGGTCTGGATGTGGGCCGTGGCCTTTGTTCGATGGCCAGCGATCAGCTGCAGGCCGCCATCAACGCTCCATCGTCGGGTGGGCCCTCACCGGTGGTGGTGCATCGCGATGTGCTAGTGCTGCGCGGCCGGTAA
- the lpxD gene encoding UDP-3-O-(3-hydroxymyristoyl)glucosamine N-acyltransferase has translation MRFSTLIKVLQTGDAGLRWSQAGLDPWLEGAASLDQASAAQLSFLEKGNALTAALGASGVGALLLPDQQDLIDLASERGIAFAVFADPRLAFAEALDQLHPRRRPLAEIHPSAVIADRAVVGPGSAVGPRVCIGEGSCVGADCIVHPGVVIYDDVVVGDGCELHANAVLHPGSRLGPGCVVNSNAVVGSEGFGFVPTAKGWRKMPQTGQVVLEEGVEVGCGTTIDRPSVGETRIGAGTKIDNLVQIGHGVTTGRGCAFASQVGIAGGARIGHGVILAGQVGVANRAVVGDRAIASSKSGIHGEVASGEVVSGYPAIPNRLWLRCSAAFSKLPEMAKTLRELKRDSPQ, from the coding sequence ATGCGTTTCAGCACCCTGATCAAGGTTCTGCAGACCGGGGATGCAGGCTTGCGCTGGAGCCAGGCCGGCTTGGATCCATGGCTTGAGGGTGCCGCTTCTCTCGACCAGGCCTCAGCAGCACAACTCAGCTTCCTGGAGAAGGGCAATGCCCTGACAGCCGCTTTGGGCGCCAGCGGCGTCGGCGCTCTGTTGCTGCCTGACCAGCAGGATCTGATTGATCTGGCTTCTGAGCGTGGCATCGCCTTTGCGGTCTTCGCTGATCCGCGTCTGGCCTTTGCCGAAGCCCTGGATCAATTGCATCCACGCCGTCGACCGTTGGCGGAGATCCATCCCTCGGCGGTGATTGCTGATCGCGCCGTGGTGGGCCCGGGCAGTGCTGTCGGTCCACGGGTCTGCATCGGAGAGGGAAGCTGTGTCGGTGCTGACTGCATCGTTCACCCCGGGGTTGTGATCTACGACGACGTGGTGGTGGGGGATGGTTGCGAGCTGCACGCCAATGCAGTTCTGCACCCCGGAAGCCGCCTCGGGCCCGGCTGCGTGGTGAACTCCAATGCCGTTGTCGGGTCCGAGGGCTTCGGCTTCGTGCCGACGGCGAAGGGATGGCGAAAGATGCCGCAGACCGGCCAGGTGGTTCTTGAAGAGGGCGTTGAGGTCGGTTGCGGCACCACCATCGACCGCCCCTCTGTGGGGGAGACCCGCATCGGTGCCGGCACCAAGATCGACAATCTCGTCCAGATCGGCCATGGCGTCACCACCGGGCGTGGCTGTGCCTTCGCGTCCCAGGTGGGGATCGCCGGGGGGGCCCGGATCGGGCATGGGGTGATCCTGGCAGGCCAGGTGGGGGTGGCCAATCGCGCGGTGGTGGGTGACCGTGCCATCGCTAGTTCCAAGAGCGGGATTCACGGTGAGGTGGCCTCTGGTGAGGTGGTGAGCGGTTATCCCGCGATCCCCAACCGCCTCTGGTTGCGTTGCTCTGCCGCCTTCAGCAAGTTGCCGGAGATGGCCAAGACCCTGCGGGAGCTCAAACGCGACTCCCCTCAGTAA
- the leuB gene encoding 3-isopropylmalate dehydrogenase codes for MAQHRVVLLPGDGIGPEITAVARQLLEVVSQRHGFSLSFEEQPIGGSAIDATGEPLPSSTLEACKAADAVLLAAIGSPRFDSLPREKRPETGLLGLRAGMELFANLRPVKIVPPLIDASSLKREVIEGVDLMVVRELTGGIYFGQPKGRIEAEGEERGFNTMTYSASEVDRIAKVAFEIAQERRGRLCSVDKANVLDVSQLWRDRVDAMAPTYGGVEVSHMYVDNAAMQLVRAPRQFDVLLTGNLFGDILSDEAAMLTGSIGMLPSASLGSEGPGLFEPVHGSAPDIAGQDKANPMAMVLSAAMMLRIGLKQTAAADDLEAAVDAVLAGGFRTGDLMAEGFTQLGCRAMGAELLKAL; via the coding sequence ATGGCTCAGCACCGCGTTGTTCTCCTGCCCGGTGATGGCATCGGCCCCGAGATCACCGCTGTCGCCCGCCAGCTGCTGGAGGTGGTGAGCCAGCGCCATGGGTTTTCGTTGAGCTTCGAGGAACAGCCCATCGGCGGCAGCGCCATCGATGCCACCGGAGAGCCACTGCCCTCCAGCACTCTGGAGGCCTGCAAGGCAGCGGATGCGGTGTTGCTGGCGGCCATCGGCAGCCCGCGTTTCGACAGCCTGCCCCGCGAGAAACGGCCGGAAACCGGTTTGCTCGGCCTGCGCGCCGGCATGGAGCTGTTTGCCAATCTGCGGCCGGTCAAGATTGTTCCGCCCCTAATTGACGCCAGCAGCCTCAAGCGCGAGGTGATCGAGGGCGTGGACCTGATGGTGGTGCGGGAGCTCACTGGAGGCATCTACTTCGGTCAGCCCAAGGGACGCATCGAGGCCGAGGGGGAGGAGCGCGGTTTCAACACCATGACCTACTCCGCCTCGGAGGTGGATCGGATCGCGAAGGTGGCCTTTGAGATCGCCCAGGAGCGGCGGGGTCGCCTCTGTTCGGTGGACAAGGCGAATGTGCTCGATGTGAGCCAGCTCTGGCGGGACCGCGTGGATGCCATGGCGCCCACCTATGGCGGTGTGGAGGTGAGCCACATGTATGTGGACAACGCGGCCATGCAGCTGGTGCGTGCTCCCCGCCAGTTCGATGTGCTGCTCACCGGCAACCTCTTCGGCGACATCCTCAGCGACGAGGCGGCGATGCTCACCGGCTCCATCGGCATGCTGCCGTCGGCGTCCCTCGGCAGTGAGGGCCCTGGTCTGTTTGAGCCTGTGCACGGGTCGGCCCCCGACATCGCCGGTCAGGACAAGGCCAATCCCATGGCCATGGTGTTGTCGGCCGCGATGATGCTGCGCATCGGCCTGAAACAGACCGCGGCTGCTGATGATCTTGAGGCTGCTGTCGATGCCGTTCTGGCCGGCGGCTTCCGCACCGGTGATCTGATGGCAGAAGGCTTCACCCAGCTGGGTTGTCGCGCCATGGGTGCGGAATTGCTCAAGGCTCTGTAG
- a CDS encoding phosphoribulokinase, producing the protein MSKRHPVVAVTGSSGAGTSTVKRAFEHIFAREGITPAVVEGDSYHRYERMPMKQAMADALAKGENFSHFGPEANLFDKLEELFRTYGETGAGQKRYYLHSPEEAAEHNARLGVNLEPGQFTPWEDIPSGTDVLFYEGLHGGVKGAGYDVAALADLLVGVVPITNLEWIQKIHRDNAERGYSAEAIVDTILRRMPDYINHICPQFSQTDINFQRVPTVDTSNPFICRNIPTPDESFVIIHFRKGAREKWGIDFGYLLSMIHDSFMSSPTSIVVNGGKMGFAMELILTPIIHRMIEEKKKLS; encoded by the coding sequence ATGTCGAAGCGTCATCCGGTTGTCGCTGTTACCGGTTCTTCCGGAGCTGGAACCAGCACCGTCAAGCGCGCCTTCGAGCACATCTTTGCGCGGGAGGGAATCACCCCTGCAGTGGTGGAAGGAGACAGCTACCACCGCTACGAGCGGATGCCCATGAAACAGGCCATGGCGGATGCCCTGGCCAAGGGTGAGAACTTCTCCCACTTCGGCCCTGAGGCCAACCTCTTCGACAAGCTCGAGGAACTGTTCCGCACCTACGGCGAGACCGGTGCCGGCCAGAAGCGCTACTACCTCCACAGCCCTGAAGAAGCGGCCGAACACAACGCCCGTCTCGGCGTCAACCTCGAGCCGGGACAGTTCACCCCTTGGGAAGACATCCCCTCGGGCACTGATGTGTTGTTCTATGAGGGCCTTCACGGTGGTGTGAAGGGTGCGGGGTACGACGTCGCCGCCCTGGCCGATCTGTTGGTGGGCGTGGTGCCGATCACCAACCTCGAGTGGATTCAGAAGATCCATCGCGACAACGCTGAGCGTGGTTATTCCGCTGAGGCGATCGTTGACACGATCCTGCGCCGGATGCCCGATTACATCAATCACATCTGCCCGCAGTTCAGCCAGACCGATATCAACTTCCAGAGGGTTCCCACGGTGGACACCTCCAACCCCTTCATCTGCCGGAACATCCCGACGCCGGATGAAAGCTTCGTGATCATCCACTTCCGCAAGGGTGCTCGTGAGAAGTGGGGGATCGACTTCGGCTACCTGCTGAGCATGATCCACGATTCCTTCATGTCCAGCCCTACCAGCATCGTCGTGAACGGCGGCAAGATGGGCTTCGCCATGGAACTGATCCTCACCCCGATCATTCACCGCATGATCGAAGAGAAGAAGAAGCTCAGCTGA
- a CDS encoding A24 family peptidase, which produces MEGLNLTWMALVGAFVGSFTNVVAWRLPREESVVFPGSHCPKCGHAIRWHDNLPLFGWLLLRGCCRDCGASISWRYPAVEILSAGLWMSATLVWPGAGGGLPDLWLPWAGLPLIALLLPLVLIDLDHLWLPEPLCRWGVVLGLLVSTAAGIPVLASHLIAAVLALLLLEALSALAERLLGQPALGLGDAKLAALGGAWLGPAGIAAAMAIAIVSGALVGGTARLMGRLGPREPFPFGPFIALGIWLVWLTGALWWWQAWLLLSGV; this is translated from the coding sequence ATGGAAGGGTTGAACTTGACCTGGATGGCGCTGGTGGGCGCCTTCGTTGGCAGTTTCACCAACGTGGTGGCGTGGCGCTTGCCCCGCGAGGAATCGGTGGTCTTCCCCGGTAGCCACTGCCCGAAATGTGGCCATGCCATCCGCTGGCACGACAATCTGCCGCTGTTCGGTTGGCTGTTGCTGAGGGGGTGCTGTCGCGATTGTGGGGCCTCGATCAGCTGGCGCTACCCCGCTGTGGAGATCCTGAGTGCTGGCCTATGGATGTCGGCGACGTTGGTCTGGCCAGGTGCTGGCGGGGGCCTGCCTGATCTCTGGCTGCCGTGGGCTGGTCTGCCTCTGATCGCGTTGCTGCTGCCGCTGGTGTTGATCGATCTGGATCACCTTTGGTTGCCGGAGCCCTTGTGCCGCTGGGGGGTGGTGCTTGGTCTGCTCGTCAGCACTGCTGCTGGGATCCCTGTGCTTGCCAGCCATTTGATCGCTGCTGTGCTGGCCTTGCTGCTGTTGGAAGCGCTCAGTGCTTTGGCCGAAAGGCTGTTGGGGCAGCCTGCGCTGGGTCTCGGCGATGCCAAGTTGGCGGCGCTGGGTGGGGCATGGCTCGGCCCAGCAGGCATCGCTGCCGCCATGGCCATTGCGATTGTGTCGGGCGCCCTGGTCGGAGGCACGGCTCGTCTGATGGGCCGTCTGGGCCCCAGGGAGCCCTTCCCCTTTGGCCCCTTCATCGCCCTGGGGATCTGGTTGGTCTGGCTGACCGGTGCACTCTGGTGGTGGCAGGCCTGGTTGCTGCTATCGGGCGTCTGA
- the accD gene encoding acetyl-CoA carboxylase, carboxyltransferase subunit beta, whose product MSLFDWFADRRKGQYVANVKQEPDEGDGLWSKCPECGQVVYLKDLKLNASVCANCGYHHRIDSAERIALIADPDSFQVLNADLSPVDPLGFKDRRAYADRLRESQASTGLRDGVVTGLCRVEGIPMGLAAMDFRFMGGSMGSVVGEKITRLIEESTARKLPLLIVCASGGARMQEGMLSLMQMAKISGALERHRDAELLYMPLLTHPTTGGVTASFAMLGDLILAEPKALIGFAGRRVIEQTLREKLPDNFQTAEYLQEHGFVDTIVPRTQLRSTLANLLRLHGCKPMELTSA is encoded by the coding sequence GTGTCTCTGTTCGACTGGTTCGCTGATCGCCGCAAGGGTCAGTACGTCGCCAACGTCAAACAGGAACCGGATGAAGGTGATGGCCTGTGGAGCAAATGTCCGGAGTGTGGCCAGGTCGTTTATCTCAAGGATCTGAAGCTCAATGCCAGTGTCTGCGCCAACTGCGGCTACCACCATCGGATTGACAGTGCCGAGCGCATTGCACTGATCGCTGATCCAGACAGTTTTCAGGTGCTGAATGCCGATCTGTCGCCGGTGGACCCCCTCGGCTTCAAAGACCGGCGGGCCTATGCCGACCGCCTGCGTGAAAGTCAGGCTTCAACGGGGTTGCGAGATGGTGTGGTGACAGGTCTGTGCCGGGTGGAAGGCATTCCCATGGGATTGGCGGCGATGGATTTCCGCTTCATGGGGGGGTCAATGGGATCGGTGGTCGGCGAAAAGATCACCCGTTTGATCGAGGAGTCCACCGCTCGAAAGCTGCCGCTGCTGATTGTCTGTGCCTCCGGCGGTGCCCGGATGCAGGAGGGGATGCTCAGTCTGATGCAGATGGCCAAGATCTCGGGCGCGCTGGAACGCCACCGCGATGCCGAGCTGCTCTACATGCCCTTGCTCACCCACCCCACCACCGGTGGCGTCACAGCAAGTTTTGCCATGTTGGGCGACCTGATCCTGGCGGAGCCTAAAGCGTTGATTGGCTTCGCTGGACGCCGCGTGATCGAGCAAACCCTGCGGGAGAAGCTTCCCGACAATTTCCAGACGGCTGAATATCTGCAGGAGCATGGGTTCGTGGACACGATCGTTCCCCGCACCCAGTTGCGATCCACCCTGGCCAATCTGCTGCGTTTGCATGGCTGTAAACCGATGGAGCTCACCAGCGCATGA
- a CDS encoding Gfo/Idh/MocA family protein, with product MSPQPIGVAVAGLGFGEKVHLPALAAASDLQAVALWHPRQERLDAATAVHGLKGYTDWDALLADPAVEAVVIATPPAPRFGLARRALEAGKHLMLEKPIALHADQARELQRLAMARGLSVAVDYEYRAVPLFMQAARLLQAGAVGTPWLVKLDWLMGSRADPQRGWNWYAQADQGGGVIGALGTHACDMLNWLIGPMESLQAVNSVSIKQRPQPGGGLAAVDAPDVSLLQAVCHWQGRPEQPVPAQVSLSSVSRNGRGFCLDVVGASGSLLLSSTNQKDYVHGFELQHAPLGEPFRSLEPDADLTFPETWSDGRIAPVARVLGWWAESIRTGQPMVPGLSEGVMSRDACDRVEASVAHL from the coding sequence ATGTCTCCACAACCCATTGGTGTTGCCGTTGCCGGACTTGGCTTTGGAGAGAAGGTGCATCTTCCGGCCCTTGCCGCAGCATCTGATCTTCAGGCGGTTGCGCTCTGGCACCCTCGGCAGGAGCGGCTGGATGCCGCCACGGCCGTTCATGGGCTGAAGGGGTACACCGACTGGGACGCGCTGTTGGCTGATCCCGCCGTGGAGGCGGTGGTCATTGCGACTCCCCCGGCACCACGCTTTGGCCTGGCCCGTCGCGCCCTTGAGGCGGGCAAGCACCTCATGCTGGAGAAGCCCATCGCCCTGCATGCCGATCAAGCCAGGGAGTTGCAGCGGCTGGCCATGGCACGGGGACTGTCGGTGGCTGTGGATTATGAATACCGGGCTGTTCCCTTGTTCATGCAGGCCGCACGCCTTCTGCAGGCCGGTGCTGTCGGCACGCCTTGGCTGGTGAAGCTCGACTGGCTGATGGGCAGCCGTGCCGATCCTCAGCGCGGCTGGAATTGGTATGCCCAGGCCGATCAGGGCGGAGGTGTGATCGGAGCTTTAGGCACCCATGCCTGCGACATGCTGAATTGGTTGATCGGCCCCATGGAATCCCTCCAGGCCGTGAACAGCGTCTCGATCAAGCAACGCCCACAGCCTGGGGGCGGCCTGGCGGCTGTGGATGCCCCCGATGTGTCGCTGCTGCAGGCCGTGTGCCATTGGCAGGGAAGGCCGGAGCAGCCGGTGCCGGCTCAGGTCAGCCTCAGTTCCGTGTCGCGCAACGGTCGCGGGTTCTGTCTAGATGTGGTGGGGGCCTCGGGATCGCTGCTGCTCAGCAGCACCAATCAGAAGGACTACGTCCATGGCTTTGAGCTGCAGCATGCCCCGCTCGGTGAGCCCTTCCGCTCGCTGGAGCCGGATGCCGACCTCACCTTCCCGGAAACCTGGTCGGATGGCCGCATCGCCCCTGTGGCTAGGGTGCTGGGCTGGTGGGCCGAGAGCATCCGCACGGGCCAGCCGATGGTTCCTGGCTTGAGCGAAGGTGTGATGAGCCGGGACGCATGCGATCGGGTTGAAGCGTCAGTTGCTCACCTTTGA
- a CDS encoding class I fructose-bisphosphate aldolase, protein MTLADYSSELMATAQALATPGRGILAADESTNTIGKRLGSIGVENTESNRQAYRGMLFTTAGLGEFISGAILYEETLFQSHPDGDSMIDKLGKLGIIPGIKVDQGLKPLAGGNAVETLCTGLDGLVERAADYYAQGARFAKWRAVLQITADGCPSALSVRENAWGLARYARSVQESGLVPIVEPEILMDGNHSIETTARIQERVIQEVYHACFANGVLLEGTLLKPSMTVQGADCPEKAAPETIAAMTVRTLERSVPASVPGIVFLSGGLSEEAASIYLNQMNSIERKAKWNLGFSYGRALQHSCLQGWGGSNVEAGQKALIARAQANSEASRGQYVAGSQPSSDEQLFVAGYTY, encoded by the coding sequence ATGACTCTTGCGGATTACAGCTCGGAACTGATGGCCACAGCACAAGCCCTTGCTACCCCTGGCAGGGGGATCCTGGCTGCTGATGAATCGACCAATACGATCGGCAAACGTCTTGGCTCCATCGGGGTCGAGAACACGGAATCGAACCGTCAGGCCTACCGCGGAATGCTGTTCACAACAGCAGGCTTGGGTGAATTCATCAGCGGGGCCATCCTGTACGAAGAGACCTTGTTCCAGAGCCACCCCGATGGTGACTCCATGATCGACAAGCTGGGCAAGCTTGGAATCATCCCGGGAATCAAAGTCGATCAGGGTCTAAAGCCCCTGGCGGGTGGCAACGCCGTCGAAACGCTTTGCACCGGCCTTGATGGGTTGGTGGAGCGTGCAGCCGACTATTACGCCCAGGGTGCTCGGTTCGCCAAATGGCGTGCTGTGCTGCAGATCACGGCAGATGGCTGCCCCTCAGCACTCTCTGTCCGCGAAAACGCTTGGGGCCTGGCCCGTTATGCCCGTTCCGTGCAGGAATCCGGCTTGGTACCCATCGTGGAGCCTGAAATCCTGATGGATGGCAACCACAGCATCGAAACCACCGCTCGAATTCAGGAGCGCGTCATTCAGGAGGTATATCACGCCTGCTTCGCCAATGGAGTCTTGCTTGAGGGCACGCTGCTGAAGCCCTCAATGACCGTTCAAGGTGCGGATTGCCCAGAGAAGGCAGCCCCGGAAACAATCGCAGCCATGACGGTGCGAACCCTGGAGCGCAGTGTTCCTGCCAGTGTCCCCGGCATTGTGTTTCTCTCTGGAGGCTTGAGTGAGGAAGCAGCTTCGATCTACCTCAATCAGATGAACAGCATTGAGCGCAAAGCCAAGTGGAACCTCGGCTTCTCCTATGGCCGTGCTCTGCAGCACTCCTGCCTTCAGGGTTGGGGTGGTTCCAACGTCGAAGCCGGCCAGAAAGCACTGATTGCAAGGGCTCAGGCCAACTCTGAAGCCTCACGCGGCCAGTATGTGGCTGGCTCTCAGCCGTCGTCGGACGAGCAGTTGTTTGTCGCCGGATACACCTACTGA